In Salvelinus namaycush isolate Seneca chromosome 37, SaNama_1.0, whole genome shotgun sequence, the following are encoded in one genomic region:
- the LOC120031686 gene encoding terminal nucleotidyltransferase 5A-like — MSEEVNSCTGASTITDVESSNISVLGWEQVQRLDAILTETIPIHGRGNFPTLEMKPRQIVKVVRSRMEERNIHVRDVRLNGSAASHVLHEDSGLGYKDLDLIFCADMKGESDFQIVKDIVLDCLLDFLPDGVNKQKISPLTLKEAYVQKMVKVCNDSDHWSLISLSNNRGKNVELKFVDSLRRQFEFSVDSFQIKLDSLLLFYECSENPMTETFHPTIVGESVFGDFGAALDHLRQKVICTRNPEEIRGGGLLKYCHLLVRGFHADSETEMKSLQRYMCSRFFIDFSDISEQQRKLESYLQNHFVGLEDRKYDYLMTLHGVVNESTVCLMGHERRQTLGLIAMLAVRVLAEQNVIPNVANVTCYYQPAAYVSDGNFSNYYIAQVQPMFHCQQHAYSTWLPCN, encoded by the exons ATGTCTGAAGAAGTTAATAGCTGCACTGGTGCTAGTACTATAACTGATGTTGAAAGCAGCAATATCAGCGTTCTCGGCTGGGAACAAGTGCAGCGTCTTGATGCCATCCTGACCGAGACCATTCCCATCCACGGCCGGGGAAACTTCCCCACTTTGGAGATGAAACCCCGACAAATAGTGAAGGTGGTGCGTAGTCGCATGGAGGAGAGGAATATCCACGTCCGGGACGTGCGGCTAAACGGGTCTGCTGCAAGCCACGTTCTTCATGAGGATAGCGGACTGGGCTACAAGGACCTTGACCTAATCTTTTGCGCGGATATGAAAGGGGAAAGTGATTTTCAGATTGTGAAGGATATCGTTTTGGACTGTCTCCTGGACTTCTTACCTGACGGGGTGAATAAGCAGAAAATATCACCATTGACTTTAAAG GAAGCCTATGTGCAGAAGATGGTGAAGGTGTGCAATGACTCAGACCACTGGAGcctcatctccctctccaacAACAGAGGCAAGAACGTGGAGCTCAAGTTCGTAGACTCTCTGAGGCGGCAGTTTGAGTTCAGCGTGGATTCCTTCCAGATCAAGCTGGACTCCCTGCTGCTGTTCTATGAATGCTCTGAGAACCCCATGACCGAGACCTTCCACCCCACCATCGTGGGCGAGAGTGTGTTTGGGGACTTTGGTGCTGCCCTCGACCACCTACGCCAGAAGGTGATCTGCACCCGCAACCCAGAGGAGATCCGGGGCGGCGGCCTGCTCAAGTACTGTCACCTGCTGGTAAGGGGCTTTCACGCCGACTCTGAGACAGAGATGAAGTCCCTGCAGCGGTACATGTGCTCGCGCTTCTTCATCGACTTCTCGGATATCAGCGAGCAGCAGCGCAAGCTGGAGTCCTACCTGCAAAACCACTTTGTGGGCCTGGAAGACCGCAAGTACGACTACTTGATGACCCTGCATGGGGTGGTCAACGAGAGTACGGTGTGCCTGATGGGACATGAGAGGCGGCAGACACTGGGGCTGATCGCCATGCTGGCGGTGCGCGTGCTGGCCGAGCAGAACGTCATCCCAAACGTGGCTAACGTCACCTGCTACTACCAGCCAGCCGCCTACGTGTCAGACGGTAACTTCAGTAACTACTACATAGCCCAGGTACAGCCCATGTTCCACTGCCAGCAGCATGCCTACTCCACCTGGCTACCCTGCAACTGA